In the genome of Streptomyces sp. NBC_00190, one region contains:
- a CDS encoding FtsK/SpoIIIE family DNA translocase, translating into MASRTSGKGSQSTAGTAKGRTGRTSAPAKKAAPVRKPPAKKAAARRAPAKKAAPKPAPSPTGGVVRLVRAVWLGCAHAVGAIFRGIGQGARNLDPAHRKDGVALLLLALALIVAAGTWSNLSGPVGDLVTMLITGAFGRLDLLVPILLGVMAVRFIRHPEQTDANGRIGVGLSALVIGVLGLVHIACGAPGRDEGTTAMQNAGGLIGWGASKPLIFTMGAPLAVPMLVLLTVFGLLVVTATPVNAIPQRLRRLGIKLGIIAPNEYDEGYGEAEAGADRHDAEQWRARGGAGAGPADPVDSAEEEALARRRRPKRAPSRPAMDREMDAVDVAAAAAAALDGVVYGGLPPSPLVADLTQGISAPREPRENTAPVPPAREERPVPSAAPAAEKPHATTAAASGTLSVPDLTKAPPETQPLPPRAEQLQLRGDITYALPSLDLLERGGPGKTRSAANDAVVASLTNVFTEFKVDAKVTGFTRGPTVTRYEVELGPAVKVERITALAKNIAYAVASPDVRIISPIPGKSAVGIEIPNTDREMVNLGDVLRLADAAEDDHPMLVALGKDVEGGYVMANLAKMPHVLVAGATGSGKSSCINCLITSVMVRATPEDVRMVLVDPKRVELTAYEGIPHLITPIITNPKRAAEALQWVVREMDLRYDDLAAFGYRHIDDFNQAIRDGKIKLPPGSERELSPYPYLLVIVDELADLMMVAPRDVEDSIVRITQLARAAGIHLVLATQRPSVDVVTGLIKANVPSRLAFATSSLADSRVILDQPGAEKLIGKGDGLFLPMGANKPVRLQGAFVTEDEIAGIVQHCKDQMAPVFRDDVTVGQKQKKEIDEDIGDDLDLLCQAAELVVSTQFGSTSMLQRKLRVGFAKAGRLMDLMESRGIVGPSEGSKARDVLLKADELDGVLAVIRGETQP; encoded by the coding sequence ATGGCTTCACGTACGTCCGGCAAGGGTTCCCAGAGCACCGCGGGCACCGCGAAGGGCCGCACCGGCCGTACGTCGGCGCCGGCGAAGAAGGCGGCTCCTGTGCGCAAGCCTCCCGCGAAGAAGGCCGCCGCCAGGCGCGCCCCCGCCAAGAAGGCCGCGCCCAAGCCCGCGCCGTCCCCGACCGGGGGCGTGGTGCGGCTGGTGCGCGCCGTCTGGCTGGGCTGCGCGCACGCGGTCGGCGCGATCTTCAGGGGGATCGGCCAGGGTGCGAGGAACCTCGATCCCGCCCACCGCAAGGACGGTGTCGCGCTGCTGCTGCTCGCCCTCGCGCTGATCGTGGCCGCCGGGACCTGGTCGAACCTGAGCGGTCCCGTCGGCGATCTGGTCACCATGCTGATCACCGGTGCGTTCGGACGACTGGATCTGCTCGTGCCGATCCTGCTCGGCGTCATGGCGGTGCGCTTCATCCGCCATCCCGAACAGACCGACGCCAACGGCCGGATCGGGGTCGGGCTGTCCGCCCTCGTCATCGGGGTGCTGGGCCTGGTCCACATCGCCTGCGGGGCGCCCGGCCGGGACGAGGGCACCACCGCGATGCAGAACGCGGGCGGGCTCATCGGCTGGGGCGCCTCCAAGCCGCTGATCTTCACCATGGGCGCGCCGCTGGCCGTACCGATGCTGGTGCTGCTGACGGTCTTCGGGCTGCTCGTGGTCACCGCGACCCCGGTCAACGCGATCCCGCAGCGGCTGCGGCGGCTCGGCATCAAGCTCGGCATCATCGCCCCGAACGAGTACGACGAGGGCTACGGGGAGGCCGAGGCGGGCGCCGACCGACACGATGCCGAGCAGTGGCGGGCTCGTGGCGGCGCCGGCGCCGGTCCCGCCGATCCGGTGGACTCCGCCGAGGAGGAGGCCCTCGCGCGGCGGCGCCGGCCGAAGCGGGCCCCGTCCCGGCCGGCCATGGACCGGGAGATGGACGCCGTCGACGTGGCCGCGGCCGCCGCCGCCGCGCTGGACGGCGTGGTCTACGGCGGGCTGCCCCCCTCGCCGCTCGTCGCCGACCTCACCCAGGGCATCTCCGCCCCGCGGGAGCCCCGGGAGAACACCGCTCCCGTGCCGCCCGCCCGCGAGGAGCGCCCCGTACCGTCCGCGGCGCCCGCCGCCGAGAAGCCGCACGCCACCACCGCCGCGGCCTCCGGGACGCTGTCGGTGCCCGACCTGACCAAGGCCCCGCCGGAGACCCAGCCGCTGCCGCCGCGCGCCGAGCAGCTCCAGCTGCGCGGGGACATCACGTACGCGCTGCCCTCGCTGGACCTGCTGGAGCGGGGCGGGCCGGGCAAGACCCGCAGCGCCGCCAACGACGCCGTGGTCGCCTCGCTGACCAACGTCTTCACGGAGTTCAAGGTCGACGCGAAGGTCACCGGCTTCACCCGGGGCCCGACGGTCACCCGCTACGAGGTGGAGCTGGGCCCGGCGGTGAAGGTCGAGCGGATCACGGCACTGGCGAAGAACATCGCCTACGCCGTGGCCTCGCCGGACGTGCGGATCATCAGCCCGATCCCGGGCAAGTCGGCGGTCGGCATCGAGATCCCGAACACCGACCGCGAGATGGTCAACCTGGGCGACGTGCTGCGGCTCGCGGACGCCGCCGAGGACGACCACCCGATGCTGGTCGCGCTCGGCAAGGACGTCGAGGGGGGCTACGTCATGGCCAACCTCGCCAAGATGCCGCACGTGCTGGTGGCCGGAGCCACCGGTTCCGGAAAGTCCTCCTGCATCAACTGCCTGATCACCTCCGTCATGGTCCGCGCGACCCCGGAGGACGTGCGGATGGTGCTGGTGGACCCCAAGCGGGTGGAGCTGACGGCGTACGAGGGCATCCCGCACCTGATCACGCCGATCATCACCAACCCCAAGCGGGCCGCCGAGGCGCTCCAGTGGGTCGTGCGCGAGATGGACCTGCGCTACGACGACCTGGCCGCCTTCGGCTACCGGCACATCGACGACTTCAACCAGGCCATCCGGGACGGCAAGATCAAACTGCCGCCGGGCAGCGAGCGGGAGCTCAGCCCGTACCCGTACCTGCTGGTGATCGTCGACGAGCTCGCCGACCTCATGATGGTGGCCCCGCGTGACGTGGAGGACTCGATCGTCCGCATCACGCAGCTGGCGCGCGCGGCCGGCATCCACCTGGTGCTGGCGACCCAGCGGCCGTCGGTGGACGTGGTCACCGGCCTGATCAAGGCGAACGTGCCCTCGCGTCTGGCCTTCGCCACCTCCTCGCTCGCGGACAGCCGGGTCATCCTGGACCAGCCGGGCGCGGAGAAGCTGATCGGAAAGGGTGACGGGCTGTTCCTGCCGATGGGGGCGAACAAGCCGGTCCGCCTGCAGGGCGCCTTCGTCACCGAGGACGAGATCGCCGGGATCGTGCAGCACTGCAAGGACCAGATGGCGCCCGTCTTCCGGGACGACGTCACGGTCGGGCAGAAGCAGAAGAAGGAGATCGACGAGGACATCGGCGACGACCTGGACCTGCTGTGCCAGGCTGCGGAGCTGGTGGTCTCCACCCAGTTCGGCTCCACCTCGATGCTCCAGCGCAAGCTGCGGGTGGGCTTCGCCAAGGCCGGCCGGCTCATGGACCTCATGGAATCGCGTGGAATCGTCGGCCCGAGCGAGGGTTCGAAGGCGCGCGACGTCCTGCTGAAGGCCGATGAGCTGGACGGAGTGCTCGCCGTCATCCGAGGAGAGACACAACCGTAA
- a CDS encoding helix-turn-helix domain-containing protein produces MSIGNSNSPEEERPSTDDRSEDRIVERSVEGPSIGTALKKARIAAGLTVEEVSSTTRVRIPIVHAIEEDDFTRCGGDVYARGHIRTLARAVHLDPEPLVEAYDAAHGGRPAPTPAAPMFDAERIRPERQRPNWTAAMVAAIVAVIGFVGFTAFSGGDEQTKRPVAEGSASPKPAPKQSGGKPAAQPPQTPQAPKPEPSDSAIAAAPKDLVTVVLTADTGESWISAKDHSGRLLFDGTLAQGESKTFTDKESVDLVLGDAGAVKLFVNGKEIKDEFQSGQVERLTYTKEDPLRGQPQAG; encoded by the coding sequence GTGTCCATCGGCAACTCCAACTCCCCCGAAGAAGAGCGGCCTTCGACCGACGACCGGTCCGAGGACCGCATCGTCGAACGCTCCGTCGAAGGACCGTCCATCGGGACGGCCCTCAAGAAGGCCCGGATCGCCGCCGGGCTCACCGTCGAAGAGGTCAGTTCCACCACCCGCGTGCGCATCCCGATCGTGCACGCGATCGAAGAGGACGACTTCACGCGCTGCGGCGGCGACGTCTACGCCCGCGGTCACATCCGTACGCTCGCCCGCGCCGTACACCTCGATCCGGAACCCCTGGTCGAGGCCTACGACGCGGCTCATGGCGGCCGGCCGGCACCCACCCCCGCCGCGCCGATGTTCGACGCCGAGCGGATCCGCCCGGAAAGGCAGCGGCCCAACTGGACCGCCGCCATGGTCGCCGCCATCGTCGCCGTGATCGGCTTCGTGGGCTTCACCGCCTTCAGCGGCGGCGACGAGCAGACCAAGCGACCGGTGGCGGAAGGTTCCGCCTCCCCGAAGCCCGCGCCCAAGCAGTCCGGCGGCAAGCCGGCTGCCCAGCCCCCGCAGACCCCGCAGGCACCCAAGCCGGAGCCTTCCGACAGTGCCATCGCCGCCGCGCCCAAGGACCTCGTCACGGTCGTCCTGACGGCCGACACCGGCGAGAGCTGGATCTCCGCGAAGGACCACAGCGGCCGCCTGCTCTTCGACGGCACCCTCGCCCAGGGTGAGTCCAAGACCTTCACGGACAAGGAGTCCGTCGACCTCGTGCTCGGCGACGCCGGCGCCGTGAAGCTGTTCGTGAACGGCAAGGAGATCAAGGACGAATTCCAGTCGGGTCAGGTGGAACGTCTCACATACACGAAGGAAGACCCCCTCCGGGGACAGCCCCAGGCGGGCTGA
- the rimO gene encoding 30S ribosomal protein S12 methylthiotransferase RimO, whose product MPERRTVALVTLGCARNEVDSEELAGRLAADGWELVEDAADADVAVVNTCGFVEAAKKDSVDALLEANDLKDHGKTQAVVAVGCMAERYGKELAEALPEADGVLGFDDYADISDRLQTILNGGIHASHTPRDRRKLLPISPAQRQDAEVALPGHAQEPAEAPADLPDGLAPASGPRAPLRRRLDKSPVASVKLASGCDRRCSFCAIPSFRGSFISRRPSDVLGETRWLAEQGVKEIMLVSENNTSYGKDLGDIRLLETLLPELAEVDGIERVRVSYLQPAEMRPGLIDVLTSTPKVVPYFDLSFQHSAPDVLRAMRRFGDTDRFLELLDTIRSKAPQAGVRSNFIVGFPGEKESDFAELERFLTHARLDAIGVFGYSDEDGTEAVTYDHKLDEDTIAERLAHMQRLAEELTSQRAEERIGETLEVLVETVVPLDEAEDGEGAYGRAAHQAPETDGQVVFTDGTGLVPGRIVTAKVVGTLGVDLVAEPLGTEFEEAAG is encoded by the coding sequence ATGCCCGAACGCCGTACCGTCGCCCTTGTCACTCTTGGCTGCGCCCGTAACGAGGTGGACTCGGAGGAGCTCGCAGGCCGCTTGGCGGCGGATGGCTGGGAGCTCGTCGAGGACGCCGCCGATGCGGACGTAGCCGTCGTCAACACCTGCGGCTTCGTCGAAGCCGCCAAGAAGGACTCCGTAGACGCCCTGCTGGAAGCCAACGATCTCAAGGATCACGGCAAGACCCAGGCCGTCGTCGCCGTCGGCTGTATGGCCGAGCGCTACGGCAAGGAACTCGCCGAAGCGCTCCCCGAGGCCGACGGAGTCCTCGGTTTCGACGACTACGCGGACATCTCCGACCGCCTCCAGACCATCCTGAACGGCGGCATCCACGCCTCCCACACCCCGCGCGACCGGCGCAAGCTGCTGCCCATCAGCCCGGCGCAGCGCCAGGACGCCGAGGTGGCACTTCCCGGCCACGCGCAGGAGCCCGCCGAGGCCCCCGCCGACCTGCCGGACGGGCTCGCGCCCGCCTCGGGCCCGCGCGCGCCCCTGCGCCGCCGCCTGGACAAGAGCCCCGTCGCCTCGGTCAAGCTGGCCTCCGGCTGCGACCGGCGCTGCTCCTTCTGCGCCATCCCGTCCTTCCGCGGCTCCTTCATCTCCCGCCGCCCCAGCGACGTGCTGGGCGAGACCCGCTGGCTGGCCGAGCAGGGCGTCAAGGAGATCATGCTGGTCTCCGAGAACAACACCTCGTACGGCAAGGACCTCGGCGACATCCGGCTGCTGGAGACCCTGCTGCCGGAGCTGGCCGAGGTGGACGGCATCGAGCGCGTCCGCGTCAGCTACCTCCAGCCCGCCGAGATGCGGCCCGGCCTGATCGACGTACTGACCTCGACCCCCAAGGTCGTGCCGTACTTCGACCTGTCCTTCCAGCACTCGGCCCCCGACGTGCTGCGCGCCATGCGCCGCTTCGGTGACACCGACCGGTTCCTGGAACTGCTGGACACCATCCGCTCCAAGGCCCCGCAGGCCGGCGTCCGGTCCAACTTCATCGTCGGTTTCCCCGGCGAGAAGGAGTCGGACTTCGCCGAGCTGGAGCGTTTCCTCACCCACGCCCGCCTCGACGCCATCGGCGTCTTCGGCTACTCCGACGAGGACGGCACCGAGGCCGTCACCTACGACCACAAGCTGGACGAGGACACCATCGCCGAGCGGCTCGCGCACATGCAGCGGCTCGCCGAGGAGCTCACCTCGCAGCGCGCGGAGGAGCGGATCGGGGAGACCCTGGAGGTACTCGTCGAGACCGTCGTCCCCCTGGACGAGGCGGAGGACGGCGAGGGCGCCTACGGGCGCGCCGCCCACCAGGCCCCCGAGACCGACGGCCAGGTCGTCTTCACGGACGGCACGGGACTGGTCCCCGGGCGTATCGTCACGGCGAAGGTGGTCGGCACCCTGGGTGTGGACCTGGTGGCCGAGCCCCTGGGCACGGAATTTGAGGAGGCGGCCGGATGA
- the pgsA gene encoding CDP-diacylglycerol--glycerol-3-phosphate 3-phosphatidyltransferase: protein MTGVPASAAGGTGRRPAPGAKLGAAAVNQASLWNIANILTMIRLVLVPGFVFLLLAEGGYDPAWRAWAWAAFAVAMITDIFDGHLARTYNLVTDFGKIADPIADKAIMGSALICLSWLGDLPWWVTGLILGRELGITLMRFWVIRYGVIPASRGGKLKTLAQGTAVGMYVLALTGALATMRFWVMALAVVLTVVTGLDYIRQAVVLRRQGLAAERAAT, encoded by the coding sequence ATGACCGGAGTCCCGGCATCTGCGGCGGGCGGGACCGGCCGTCGGCCCGCGCCCGGCGCGAAGCTGGGAGCCGCGGCGGTCAATCAGGCCAGCCTGTGGAACATCGCCAACATCCTGACGATGATCAGGCTCGTGCTGGTGCCGGGCTTCGTCTTCCTGCTGCTGGCCGAGGGCGGCTACGACCCGGCCTGGCGTGCCTGGGCCTGGGCGGCGTTCGCCGTCGCCATGATCACGGACATCTTCGACGGGCACCTGGCCCGGACGTACAACCTGGTCACGGACTTCGGCAAGATCGCCGACCCCATCGCCGACAAGGCGATCATGGGATCCGCGCTGATCTGCCTCTCCTGGCTGGGCGACCTGCCCTGGTGGGTGACGGGGCTGATCCTCGGGCGCGAGCTCGGGATCACGCTCATGCGCTTCTGGGTGATCCGCTACGGAGTGATCCCGGCCAGCCGGGGCGGCAAGCTCAAGACCCTGGCGCAGGGAACGGCCGTGGGCATGTACGTGCTCGCGCTGACCGGCGCGCTGGCGACCATGCGCTTCTGGGTGATGGCGCTCGCCGTCGTGCTGACCGTCGTCACCGGTTTGGACTACATCCGGCAGGCGGTCGTACTGCGTCGCCAGGGTCTCGCCGCGGAGCGGGCCGCGACGTGA
- a CDS encoding CinA family protein — protein sequence MLRLLTESGQTLAVAESLTGGMVAAELTAVPGASRSFRGSVTAYATELKHRVLGVDAGLLAAEGAVNAQVAAEMAAGVRRVMGASWGIATTGVAGPDPQDGQPVGTVFVAVEGPGGRKTARLRLNGSRAEIRRESARTVLELLSGQLRENARGQDTEHNGGI from the coding sequence GTGCTGCGGTTGCTCACGGAGAGTGGCCAGACCCTCGCCGTCGCCGAATCGCTGACGGGCGGCATGGTGGCCGCGGAGCTCACCGCGGTCCCCGGGGCCTCGCGGTCCTTCCGCGGCTCGGTCACGGCGTACGCCACGGAGCTCAAGCACCGGGTCCTCGGGGTGGACGCCGGGCTGCTGGCCGCCGAAGGTGCGGTGAACGCCCAGGTCGCGGCGGAGATGGCGGCCGGGGTGCGGCGCGTGATGGGCGCTTCGTGGGGGATTGCGACGACGGGAGTGGCCGGCCCGGACCCGCAGGACGGGCAGCCGGTCGGCACGGTTTTCGTCGCCGTGGAGGGCCCGGGGGGCAGGAAAACGGCCCGGCTGAGGTTGAACGGCTCCCGTGCGGAAATCCGTAGGGAGAGTGCACGGACAGTGCTCGAACTGCTCTCAGGCCAACTTCGTGAGAATGCGCGGGGGCAGGATACGGAACACAACGGGGGGATTTGA
- a CDS encoding helix-turn-helix domain-containing protein yields MILLRRLLGDVLRRQRQRQGRTLREVSSSARVSLGYLSEVERGQKEASSELLSAICDALDVRMSELMREVSDELSLAELAQSAAASEPVSVPVRPMLNSVSMTSVAGPERVTIKAPAEAVNVVAA; encoded by the coding sequence ATGATTCTGCTCCGTCGCCTGCTGGGTGACGTGCTGCGTCGGCAGCGCCAGCGCCAGGGCCGTACTCTGCGCGAAGTCTCCTCGTCGGCCCGAGTTTCGCTCGGCTATCTCTCCGAGGTGGAGCGGGGGCAGAAGGAGGCATCCTCCGAGCTGCTCTCCGCGATCTGCGACGCGTTGGACGTACGGATGTCCGAGCTGATGCGCGAAGTCAGTGATGAACTGTCGCTGGCCGAGCTGGCACAGTCGGCCGCGGCAAGCGAACCGGTCAGTGTGCCGGTCCGCCCGATGCTCAATTCGGTTTCCATGACTTCGGTCGCGGGACCGGAGCGGGTGACCATCAAGGCGCCTGCGGAAGCGGTGAATGTCGTAGCCGCGTGA
- a CDS encoding SDR family NAD(P)-dependent oxidoreductase — MPTASYDLTGRTALITGAASGIGRATAVLLAGAGAHVHCADRDEQGLAETAALVGKAGHGAATVHPLDVTDRAALRAAVTAAGPLDVAAAIAGVMHTSSVLETSDEDLDRILDINFKGVLRTCQEAARSMIEAGRPGSIVTMASGAVDAAQPGLLCYSAAKAAVVQLTKTLATEAGPHGIRVNAVAPGWIRTPMTGRHAPEVQEQTEAMMIRMSPLRRVGEPEDVARAVLYLASDASSFMTGQILRPNGGVSMPW, encoded by the coding sequence ATGCCCACAGCCTCGTACGACCTCACCGGCCGCACCGCCCTGATAACCGGCGCCGCCAGCGGCATCGGCCGCGCCACCGCCGTCCTCCTCGCCGGGGCGGGCGCGCACGTGCACTGCGCGGACCGCGACGAACAGGGCCTCGCCGAGACGGCAGCCCTCGTCGGCAAGGCGGGCCACGGCGCCGCCACCGTCCACCCGCTCGACGTCACCGACCGGGCGGCCCTGCGGGCCGCCGTCACCGCCGCCGGCCCGCTCGACGTCGCCGCCGCCATCGCCGGGGTCATGCACACCAGCAGCGTCCTGGAGACCTCCGACGAGGACCTCGACCGGATCCTGGACATCAACTTCAAGGGAGTCCTGCGCACATGCCAGGAGGCCGCGCGATCCATGATCGAGGCGGGGCGCCCCGGCTCGATCGTCACGATGGCCTCCGGAGCCGTGGACGCCGCCCAGCCCGGCCTGCTCTGCTACAGCGCGGCCAAGGCAGCCGTCGTCCAGCTGACCAAGACGCTCGCCACCGAGGCCGGCCCGCACGGCATCCGCGTCAACGCCGTCGCCCCCGGGTGGATCCGTACCCCGATGACCGGCCGCCACGCACCCGAGGTCCAGGAACAGACCGAGGCGATGATGATCCGCATGTCCCCGCTGCGCCGGGTCGGCGAACCCGAGGACGTCGCCCGGGCCGTGCTCTACCTGGCCTCGGACGCCTCGTCCTTCATGACGGGCCAGATCCTTCGCCCGAACGGCGGAGTGTCGATGCCCTGGTAG
- a CDS encoding Fpg/Nei family DNA glycosylase gives MPEGDSIRRAATRLHTALAGRELTRCDLRVPRFATADLTGRTTLDVTPRGKHLLARFEGGLTLHSHLRMDGAWHVFPAGAKWHGGPAHEIRAILGTADHTAVGYRLPVLELIRTADEDQAVGHLGPDLLGPDWDADRAAANLLAAPERPLGEALLDQRNLAGIGNIYKAELCFLAQVTPWTPVGALPETALPRLAAAAHRLLSANTGERPGPRNTTGSRRPGQDLFVYGRAHRPCLRCGTPIREAPQDGRPTYWCPRCQSGPTG, from the coding sequence ATGCCCGAAGGTGACAGCATCCGGCGCGCGGCCACCCGCCTCCACACCGCCCTGGCCGGCCGGGAACTCACACGCTGCGACCTGCGCGTCCCCCGCTTCGCCACCGCCGACCTCACCGGCCGCACCACCCTCGACGTCACCCCTCGCGGCAAACACCTCCTGGCCCGCTTCGAAGGCGGGCTCACCCTCCACAGCCACCTGCGCATGGACGGCGCCTGGCACGTCTTCCCCGCGGGCGCGAAGTGGCACGGCGGCCCCGCCCACGAGATCCGGGCGATCCTCGGCACCGCCGACCACACCGCGGTCGGCTACCGCCTCCCCGTCCTGGAGCTCATCCGCACCGCCGATGAGGACCAGGCGGTGGGCCACCTCGGGCCCGACCTCCTCGGCCCCGACTGGGACGCCGACCGGGCCGCCGCCAACCTCCTCGCCGCCCCCGAGCGCCCCCTCGGCGAGGCCCTGCTCGACCAGCGCAACCTCGCCGGGATCGGCAACATCTACAAGGCCGAGCTCTGCTTCCTGGCCCAGGTCACCCCCTGGACCCCGGTCGGCGCCCTGCCCGAGACCGCCCTCCCCCGCCTCGCCGCCGCGGCCCACCGCCTGCTGTCCGCGAACACCGGCGAGCGGCCGGGCCCCCGCAACACCACCGGCAGCCGCCGCCCCGGCCAGGACCTCTTCGTCTACGGCCGCGCCCACCGGCCCTGCCTGCGCTGCGGCACCCCGATCCGCGAGGCCCCCCAGGACGGCCGCCCCACGTACTGGTGCCCCCGCTGCCAATCCGGCCCGACAGGCTAG